Below is a window of Desulfurellaceae bacterium DNA.
AAGGGACACAACACGCGCCGCTTTCAGAACAGGCTTGATCGAAAACGGCGAAACATGGATGGCCATGATCCAAAGCCGCAACACGACCTCGCATACCTGTAATGAGGACACTGCCAGCCAGATTGTTGCGGCGATTCTTGACACCTACGCAACGCCTTATTTGTGAAAGCCCGGCATAAGGCCTGAGAGGCGGGCCGGGCTCAGCCGCACGTGGTTTCTAGCAGCGCGGCGCAGACCTGATAGGGGTCCATATTGGCGGCCGGTCGCCGATCCTCCAAATAGCCGCGTCCCTCGTTGGCCGTGGCCATCGGAATACGCACCGAGGCACCCCGGTCGCTGATACCGTAGCGGAATTCGTGGATGCTGCACGTCTCATGCAGGCCGGTCAGGCGTTCTTCGTTGTGGGCGCCGTACACCGCAATGTGTTCCTCGTGCCGTTTTTCCAGCGCCTCACAGGCGGCTTTCACCACTGCTAAGCCCCCCTCCTCGCGCATGGCTTTCGTGCTGAAATTGGTGTGGGCGCCAGCCCCGTTCCAGTCGCCTTTGACCGGCTTGGGATGCAGGGTGGCATTGACGCCGAAATCTTCGGCGATGCGATACAACAGCCAGCGGGCGACCCACAATTGATCCGCTATCTCGGGCGCCCCTATCGGGCCGATCTGGAATTCCCACTGACCGGGCATAACCTCGGCATTGATGCCGGAGAGGGCCAGCCCGGCTTCTAGACAGGCACTCATATGCGCCTCGACGATTTCTCGGCCAAAGACCTCATCGGCCCCAACGCCGCAATAGAACGGTCCCTGGGGCGCGGGATAGCCACCCTCCGGCCACCCCAGAGGCGAGCGCCCGCGGAAAAACGTGTATTCCTGCTCAATGCCGAACCAGGGTTCGTGGTCTTGATACTGGTCTCGCAGTTGGACGAGGCGCACCCGCGTGTTGGACTCGTGCACGGACCCGTCCGGGAGCCGCACCTCGTTCATCACCAGGATATTGTCGCCGCGGCGGATGGGGTCAGGCACATAGTAAATGGGGCGGAGCAGACGGTCGCTGTCATGGCCTTGGGCCTGCATGGTGCTTGAACCATCGAATCCCCACAGGGGAATCTCTTCGAGGCTGCTGACCGGTCCGTCAAGGATTTTCGTTTTTGAGCGCAGCGTGGCCGTCGGTTGATTGCCGTCTATCCAGATGTATTCCGCGTGGGAAACGGAGAGGCTGTCGCAAAGCATGGAGAACGGATTCAATTCCCCTGCAATCCTCAGTGGAGCGTATCTGCCTGTTCCGCCTCGTTTCTGGCGGCGACGGCTTCTGGAGGCGGCTCAAGCGGCAGGACAACCGTCATCTCGGTAAAAGCGTCCTCCTGGCTGTCCACACGAATCGACCCCCCGTGGCGGGTGAGGATGTCGGTGGTCAGCGACAGGCCGAGGCCGGTTCCCTCACCCGTCTTCTTGGTGGTCACGAAGGGCTCGAAGATCCGCTCCCGCATCTCCTCCGGGATGCCGGGGCCGTTATCGTGGACACAGAACTCGGCCCGATCCCCGAGGCGGCGGCTGCTCACGCGCAGCTGCGGGTCATAGTCATCGTCCGACTGCTGGCGCTTTTCCTCAATCGCCTGGCAGGCGTTCGTGACCAAGTTGAGAAATACCCGGCCGATGTCCTGCGGCACGACCTCCAGCGGCCCCATCTCCGGGTCAAGGTCCTCGCTCATCGTCACGTTGAAGTTCGAATTGTGGGCACGCATGGCGTGGTAGGCGAGGTCCATGTACTGCTTGAGCAGGGCGTTCACGTCGGTCTCCCGCCACTCGCCCGGCGTCGAGCGGGAATGCTCAAGCATGCTGCGTACGATGCCGTCAGCGCGCTGGCCGTGCTCCTTCACCTTCTGGAGGTTGAGCCTGAGATCGGACAGGATGGCGTTGATTTCTTCAACAGTCTCAGCCTGGCCAGCCTGCCCGTCCTGGCCAGGCTGGCCAGGCTGGCCTTCCTCGATGATTTCCTCGATCTCGTCAATCAGTTCGACCGACACATCCGAGAAGTTGTTGATGAAGTTGAGCGGATTCTTGATTTCGTGCGCCACCCCGGCCGTCAGCTGGCCGAGCGAGGCGAGCTTTTGCTCGGCCACGACCTGTTCCTGCGCCTGTTTGAGATTCTCCAGGGTCTGCTCAAGCGTATGGTTCTTGGCGTCCAGCTCTTCGGCCAGCTTCTCGACCAGGTTCAGCCGCTGCACCTCCAGCGCATAGCGCCGGAACACTTCCAGGGCTTTGGCCATATCGGTCACCTCGTCATTGCCCCCCACCTTGACCGGTACCTCCAGGTCACCGACGGCCATGGAGCGCATCGCAGTCGCCAGCCCGACCAGGCGACGGACAAGATGGCGTCCGACGAATAACCAGCCGATGAGGAAAGCGCCGACGGTGCTCAGGATGTTGAGCAGCACGAGCAGGACGATGCCGGTCTGGGCGGCAGACCGCGAGGAGTTGCTGGCTCTGACGGCCTCGCTGTTGATCTCGGCCACCAGCTTGTTGACTTCAGCCAGCAGCAGTTCGGAAGCCGCCTGTCCTCGGGTCAGCGCTTCCTGTTCCTGTTCCAGCCGACGCAAGGCTTCCAGGCGCAGCGGAATGATACCGCCCTCGTCCGATTCCCCCATTTGCGTCAGGCGTTCCAGATCCTCGCCAAACAGGCGGTCGTGGGCGCGAACCGGCAGGGCCGCATAGGCGCGTCGGAAGTTCTGCACGGCGCTGTGGAAGCGCTCCTGCAAGGGCAACAGGAGCCCGCGGTCAGACAGACCGAGCGCCTCGTCCAGCAGCAGCACGGCGAGGTTGGCCTGGTGGTTGACCACAACCAGATTCCGATAGTAGGCGAGTTCGCCTTCAGACGCCCGCTCGGCGAGCGGACTCGGCCGGTCCGGCAGGTTGCGTAGCCCCTCGACCAGGTAAAAGGCCTGGTCGTCGATGGCGGTGGCAAGGTGCCGTTCGATGCGCCGGTTCGTCTCGGCCAGTTCCTCTCGGAGGCCCCCCAGGGTCTCGGCGATGACGAGGCGCCGGGCGGCCGATTGCTGGATCAACTCCAGGTAGGTGCTGAGTTCGCCCAGGTGGACTTCGATCAGCCGGGTCTGCACGCCGAAGGCGGAACGGGATTCCAGCTCTTGGATGAGCCCGCTGAGGGCGGCCCGCTCCCTGGCTATGGCTTTCGTCACCGCCTCGTGCTGCTGGGGCGAGTCAGCCGAGATGAGCCGTAGCGCCCCGGTGACCACGACGGCGCTTTGGCGAGCCGCGTCGACCGCACCGCTCAGGTTCGGGATGCTGTAATCCGAAAGCCGGATCTCGTAGTAGAGGATCTGGCGAAATGAAAAATAGGCCACCAGGCTGGCGCTCAGGGTGAGGAGGACACCGACCAGCAGGCCGATATACAGCTTCGGTCCAATCCCGAAGCGCATGCCGACATCCGCAGTGAGGAGTTGCACATAATTGGATCGATCGACGAGAGGGCGCTGTGACTCACTCCCGGCCCGACCTGCCTGTTCCGGTTTTGCTTCATTCACAGACGCCGCAGACTGCGGCGCGGACGCGGTGTCGGCAGAGGACAGCGAGTTCTCTTGTTGCTGCTCGTCGTGCTCACGCTTCCCTTTGGAATTGGAATCGGTGACAGGCTGACTCATGGCCGCGTCATTCTTCGCACGGGGCGAACCCGGCCCCGCTGGTCAATGATCGTCAGATACACACGGTCGGACCCCTGGTTGTCGGCCGGACCGTAGCGGAGCAGGAAGCCGCCCAGGTCTATGCTCTCAGCCTCCAGCAACGCGTTCAGAAAGCCTTCGCGGGTCGGATTCAGACCAGCCAGCCGTACTCCTTCCACGACCAGGCGGCCGGCCAGATAACCTTCCAGCGACACAAAACCCGGCTCGCTGTCAGGGTCTATGGCGGCCAGGGCCTGCTGATATTGGGCGACCACGGGAAGGCTGGCATCGGTGGGAAAGGGGACGACTTGCGTCACATACACTCCAGCGCCGTCCGGACCGAGCTCCCGCGCCAGGGCCGCACCGCCGACAAAGGAGATAGTGATAAAATATGGGTTGAAGTCGAGGCGTCGCGCCCAGCGGATCAGGGCGGCGGCGGGCTTATAGGCACCGATGATGACAATCGCCTCGGGCCGGGGGCGGCGCAGGTCGAGCAGGGCGACTTTGACCGCCTCGGTATTGCGCGGATAGTCCGCTTCTACGACCAAGGGCAGATTGTAGCGAGCGACAGCGCGCCGGACGCCCGTCAGCCCGGCGCGGCCGTAGGAATCGTTCTGGTAGAGAATGCCGATCCGTTGCACGCCCAGGTCGGTGGTCAAACGGGTCAGGATCTCCTCGGTTTCCTGGTAGTACGAGGCGCGCATGTTGACCACGTTGGAGCGCTGCCGTGCGTCGCGCAGGAACTCGGCCCCGGTAAAAGGGGCGATATAGGGCACCCCCGCCTCGGTGGCGATAGGCTGGGCGGCCATGGAGGTAGGGGTGCCGACGGCGCCGACCAGGGCGAAGACGTCGCGCTGGTCAATGAGCTGACGAGTGTTGGCGATGGCCGCCTCGGGCTCATACGCGTCGTCCAGAGACTCGAGGACGAAACGGTGGCCGTGCACCCCGCCCTCCCGATTGATTTCCTCGAAGGCCGCCAGCAGGCCCAGACGCATGCCCTGCCCCAGTTCGCTGGCCGGCCCGCTCAGCGAGGCCGACTGGCCAAAGACCAGCTCGCCGGTCGTCTGAGCCGGACTGTCCGCCGGCACCAGCCCCAGCAGGGGAATGACGAACACGGCAACTCGGACACAGGCGAACAGGAAACGCATGGAGTACCGTCCGCAGTTAAGAAAGCGTGGCGTTGAGGCGCAGCGCAACACAGGTGATATCGTCCGACTGTGGGGCGTCCCCGGCAAAGTCCTGCGCGGCGTCGACCACCGTCTTGACGATATCGCCGACAGTCGCCCCGGCCAGGCTGGCAAGCGTCCGGTCGAGCAGCGCTTCTCCAAATTCCTCCTGACCGGCGTTCTCGGCCTCGGTGATGCCGTCCGTATACAGGAAGAGGGTGTCGCCAGGGCAGAGCTGGATTTCGGCGTCGCGATATTCGTGCCCGGCGACCACTCCCAGCACCAAATTGCCCGTCGGCGGCACGATCTCAACCTGCGCATCGGCCCGCAACAGGCGGGGAGGATTATGGCCGCCGTTACAGTAGCGCAAGACGCCGCTGCGCAGGTCCAGCACCCCGTAGAAGAGGGTGACGAAGACACACCCATCGTTGTCCTCAGCCAGCAGATCGTTCACTTCGGTCAGACAGCGGGCGGGTGACGGGGAGTTTCTGGCCGTGCTCTTGAGCAGGCTGCGGGTCACCGTGGTGAACAGGGCAGCCGGAACTCCCTTGCCCGAGACATCGGCAATGACCAAGCCGACCCGGTTATCATCCAGGCTGAAAAAATCGTAGAAGTCTCCGCCAATCTCCCGGGCCGGGATCATCCGCGGCTCAATGGCGTGGGTCTCGCTACTCAGCGAGTTCCTGGGCAGGATGGACATCTGCATCTGCTTGGCAACATCGAGTTCTCGGGTCAGGGCGACCAGCCGGTCTCTCGACTCCAGGGCGCTTTCCAGGGTTTGGAGATGCTTGAGTGTCTTTTCAATGGTGATTTCGAGATCGTTGAAGTCGATTGGCTTGGTGACAAAATCGAACGCCCCCCGGTTCATGGCGGTGCGGATGTTCTTCATGTCGCCATAGGCGGAAATAATGACCGCCCGGACCTCGGGTCGGGTGTCTTCGAGCTGGCTCAGCAGCGTCAGCCCGTCCATCACCGGCATGTTGATATCCGACAGAACGAGGTGAATGTCGGGGTGCTCGGCGAGTTTTTCGAGCGCTTCCTTACCGTTATGGGCAAAAACGAAATCGAGTTCGCCTTTGCGGATCCGCCGGCGGAACTTCTGACGGACGAGCAGTTCAAGGTCTTCTTCGTCGTCTACCACGAGAAGCCGGATGGGTGATGCCTGCAAGGCCGACCGCCTCCTTTCGGAACAGGTGTTTAGAGACTGCTCAGGGCCTCATCGCGGCTGCCGTACACCGTCAGGATGCTATTGAAGCCGCTGATTTCAAAGATGTGCGCGATGTGTTCGGCCAGCCCGCAGAAGAGCGCTGCGCCGCCCTCCGTCTGCAGACGCCGGGCCGCCACCAGGAGCGTTCGCAGACCAGCGCTGCTGATATAGACCAGATGCTCAAAATCGAACACCAGCTTCTTCTCGCCCGCTTTGAGCTGTTCCTGGATAACGCTTTCCAGGATCTCGACGTTACTTCCGTCCACACGTCCCGAAGGACACACAATCGCAGCCTTTTCACTGCGCTCGGTTCGGACCGACAGGGTCTGCTCATTCGCCATCGGACTTTCCTCCTATCAGGTGACGCACCGTAATGCGATTCCGTCCGCCGACACGCTCATACGTGCTGCTATCGGCGAGCTGTTTAGCCAGAAAGACCCCCAGGCCACCAATAGGCCGGTCGGAGAGATCCAGACTGAGATCCGGCTCCGGGGCTTCCTCAAACGGGTTGAACGCCGGCCCGTTATCCTCAAGCTGGGCAACCACGGCGTCCCGGTCAACGGCCAGGCGCAGGCGCAACTCGGGTTCGGCAACCTCCGGCAAGCCATAGCTGACGCTGTTGGTGACGAGTTCGTCCAGAACGAGATTCAGGCGGCCTTGGAGATCCTGGGGCAGGGCGCGCGCCGCCCCGAAGTCCTCGACGGCCCGGGCCAGCACACTCAGGACCGACAGGTCGGGAGTCAGGGACAGCTCAACGACATTGTCGCTTGGGAACGATTCGGAAGACGGCATCAGCTTCCTCAGGTGCGCTCGCCGGACACGCGGGCTTCGGTCGGGTAATACACGTATGTCCGTTCCAGGGCTTCGTGGAACTTCCAGCCCAGGTCAATAAACTCGGTAAGTTCCTTCTCACCCCGCCCGCCCGCTGTCAAGTCGATGGCCGTTTGGCGGGAGAGGAGATCGTCCAGACGCCCGGCAATGTCGTGAGGCTCTGCCGGAGAACGCCCACGGACGGGCGGATCGATGACCTCCAGGCTGCCGCGCAGCCGGTCCACCGCAAAACGCAGCGAATAGGGGAACTCGGGGTCGTAGGCCAGAAAGTTGATGACCTCTGCACCGCTGATCTGGGCGCCGTGCAAATGGCAGTAGGTCTCGAAGGCATGACAGCCCTGGAGGAGACCGGTCCAGTCATTTTCCTCCTCGGCCGAGTCCTTGGCATGTGCGCCGATGAGGGCGGCGATGAGCTGGGCGCGCTCAATGAATCGCCCGACACGCATGAAGTGCCAGCCCGCATCGCGGCGCATCGCACTGGCACACACGCCGTCAAAGAGCTGCACCGCCTCGCCGATAGCCCGGTACAGCATAACGGGTTCTCTCTCCCAGACATCCACCAGGCTCGTGGCCCGCAGGCGCAGATACTCGCGGTTGAGGCTTGACCAGATCGCGTTGCTGAGAGAGTCGCGAACCTGCCGCGCGTTCTCCCGGGCTGCGGTCAGGCAGAAGATGATGGAGGCGGCATTGGCGGCCTCGAAGCTGAGGTAGTCGGTCAGGGTGTAACCATCGGCGAAAAAGAAGGCGTCCTCGTCCTCTGGACCACCGTAGATCTCCGCACCGGGCGGACGTGTGCCGAGGCTGTGGAAAATCCGTCGCCAGCCAGCGGCAATTTCCTGGGCCGGGCTGGACGGCAGGCGTTCGAGCTGCAACTCAAGCAGGCGGGCGGTGTGCGCGACCCGCTCGAGGTAACGGTTCATCCAGTAGAAAGAATCGGCGACCCGGGCGAGTATCACGGCGCATCCTGTTCAATCACCCAGGCGTCCTTGGACCCACCGCCCTGGCTCGAATTCACCACGATGCTGCCCTTACGCAGGGCCACCCGACACAGCCCGCCCGGCACCAAGCGGGTGTCTGCCCCGTGGAGCACGAAGGGCCTGAGGTCAACGTGACGGGCTTCGAGCCGTCCCTCAATCAGGCACGGCGCCCGGGACAAATCCAAGGTGGGCTGGGAGATGTAGTTCTCAGGATTGGCGCGGAGCGTGGCCGCAAACGCCTCCCGCTCTTCCCGGCTGGCGTGCATCCCGACCAGCATGCCGTAGCCGCCGGACTCGCCGACCGCCTTGACCACCAGCTGATCGAGGTGCTCAAGCGTGTAGGCCAGCGCCTCGGGTTCCCGGCACAAATAGGTTTCGACGTTATCCAGGATCGGCTCCTGGCCGAGGTAGTAGCGGATCATACGAGGCACATACGAGTAGATCGCCTTGTCGTCCGCCACACCGGTGCCCGGCGCGTTGGCGATCGCCAGATTTCCCGCGCGATAGACCTCAAACAGCCCGGGAACGCCGAGGCAGGAATCCGGGCGGAAGACTTCGGGGTCGATGAAGTCGTCATCGAGTCGCCGGTACAGCACGTCAACGGGCTGCAAGCCGCCAACGGTACGCATGTACAGCCGCTCCCCCTGCACGACCAGATCATCGCCCTTGACCAGTTCGATACCCATTTCTCGGGCCAGAAAGGCGTGTTCGTAGTAGGCCGAGTTATAGACGCCCGGGGTAAGCAGGGCGATATGTGGCTCTTCCCCCTGCCGGGGCGAGAGGGAGCGCAGGATGCCCAGCAGTTCCCGACCGTAGTGGTCCACCGAGCGCACCCGGTAGTGGCGGAAAAGACGCGGGAAGGCGCGTCGAATCGCGTCCCGGCAGGCCAGCATGTACGACACCCCCGACGGGACGCGGAGGTTGTCTTCCAGGACCATGAATCCGTCTGCGGTGCGTACGATGTCACTCCCACACACCGAGACGTAGGCCCCGTGCTGCACCTGCACCCCCTCCATTTCAGGCCGATAGTTCGGGCAGCCGTGCACCAGGTCGCGCGGCACGGTGCCGTCGTTCAGGATATGACCCGGGCCGTACACATCGGCCAGAAACAGATTCAGGGCCTGCACGCGCTGAGTAAGCCCGCGTTCAAGGTAGTCCCACTCCTGGGCCAGCAGGAGACGAGGCACGCAGTCGATGGGGAAGACCCGCTCAATGGACTCGTCGTCCCCGTACACGGTGAAGGTGATGCCCTCGTGCAGGAATGAGCGGGTCACCCGATCCTGGAGCCGCTCCACTTCGTCCCTGGACATCCCGCCCAGCGCGTCGAGGAGCATGCGGTAGTGAGGGCGCGGCCGCCCCTCGGACTCGAAGGTCTCGTCGAAGAAGCGGTCCTCAATGTCGTAGCGTCCAAAGAGATCGGACATGTCGTCCCGACCGTTGCTCGATCCAGACGAATCGCTCAAGGTCATGTCTCTGGTATTGCTGTTTTTTCCTGCCGTGTCAATCTTGGTCTGGGACGTGTTTTTCACGGTCCGGAAACGAGATTCACTGCTGACACGA
It encodes the following:
- a CDS encoding nucleotidyltransferase substrate binding protein — its product is RDTTRAAFRTGLIENGETWMAMIQSRNTTSHTCNEDTASQIVAAILDTYATPYL
- a CDS encoding glutamine synthetase beta-grasp domain-containing protein — encoded protein: MLCDSLSVSHAEYIWIDGNQPTATLRSKTKILDGPVSSLEEIPLWGFDGSSTMQAQGHDSDRLLRPIYYVPDPIRRGDNILVMNEVRLPDGSVHESNTRVRLVQLRDQYQDHEPWFGIEQEYTFFRGRSPLGWPEGGYPAPQGPFYCGVGADEVFGREIVEAHMSACLEAGLALSGINAEVMPGQWEFQIGPIGAPEIADQLWVARWLLYRIAEDFGVNATLHPKPVKGDWNGAGAHTNFSTKAMREEGGLAVVKAACEALEKRHEEHIAVYGAHNEERLTGLHETCSIHEFRYGISDRGASVRIPMATANEGRGYLEDRRPAANMDPYQVCAALLETTCG
- a CDS encoding HAMP domain-containing protein translates to MRFGIGPKLYIGLLVGVLLTLSASLVAYFSFRQILYYEIRLSDYSIPNLSGAVDAARQSAVVVTGALRLISADSPQQHEAVTKAIARERAALSGLIQELESRSAFGVQTRLIEVHLGELSTYLELIQQSAARRLVIAETLGGLREELAETNRRIERHLATAIDDQAFYLVEGLRNLPDRPSPLAERASEGELAYYRNLVVVNHQANLAVLLLDEALGLSDRGLLLPLQERFHSAVQNFRRAYAALPVRAHDRLFGEDLERLTQMGESDEGGIIPLRLEALRRLEQEQEALTRGQAASELLLAEVNKLVAEINSEAVRASNSSRSAAQTGIVLLVLLNILSTVGAFLIGWLFVGRHLVRRLVGLATAMRSMAVGDLEVPVKVGGNDEVTDMAKALEVFRRYALEVQRLNLVEKLAEELDAKNHTLEQTLENLKQAQEQVVAEQKLASLGQLTAGVAHEIKNPLNFINNFSDVSVELIDEIEEIIEEGQPGQPGQDGQAGQAETVEEINAILSDLRLNLQKVKEHGQRADGIVRSMLEHSRSTPGEWRETDVNALLKQYMDLAYHAMRAHNSNFNVTMSEDLDPEMGPLEVVPQDIGRVFLNLVTNACQAIEEKRQQSDDDYDPQLRVSSRRLGDRAEFCVHDNGPGIPEEMRERIFEPFVTTKKTGEGTGLGLSLTTDILTRHGGSIRVDSQEDAFTEMTVVLPLEPPPEAVAARNEAEQADTLH
- a CDS encoding ABC transporter substrate-binding protein: MRFLFACVRVAVFVIPLLGLVPADSPAQTTGELVFGQSASLSGPASELGQGMRLGLLAAFEEINREGGVHGHRFVLESLDDAYEPEAAIANTRQLIDQRDVFALVGAVGTPTSMAAQPIATEAGVPYIAPFTGAEFLRDARQRSNVVNMRASYYQETEEILTRLTTDLGVQRIGILYQNDSYGRAGLTGVRRAVARYNLPLVVEADYPRNTEAVKVALLDLRRPRPEAIVIIGAYKPAAALIRWARRLDFNPYFITISFVGGAALARELGPDGAGVYVTQVVPFPTDASLPVVAQYQQALAAIDPDSEPGFVSLEGYLAGRLVVEGVRLAGLNPTREGFLNALLEAESIDLGGFLLRYGPADNQGSDRVYLTIIDQRGRVRPVRRMTRP
- a CDS encoding SpoIIE family protein phosphatase, translated to MQASPIRLLVVDDEEDLELLVRQKFRRRIRKGELDFVFAHNGKEALEKLAEHPDIHLVLSDINMPVMDGLTLLSQLEDTRPEVRAVIISAYGDMKNIRTAMNRGAFDFVTKPIDFNDLEITIEKTLKHLQTLESALESRDRLVALTRELDVAKQMQMSILPRNSLSSETHAIEPRMIPAREIGGDFYDFFSLDDNRVGLVIADVSGKGVPAALFTTVTRSLLKSTARNSPSPARCLTEVNDLLAEDNDGCVFVTLFYGVLDLRSGVLRYCNGGHNPPRLLRADAQVEIVPPTGNLVLGVVAGHEYRDAEIQLCPGDTLFLYTDGITEAENAGQEEFGEALLDRTLASLAGATVGDIVKTVVDAAQDFAGDAPQSDDITCVALRLNATLS
- a CDS encoding STAS domain-containing protein, with product MANEQTLSVRTERSEKAAIVCPSGRVDGSNVEILESVIQEQLKAGEKKLVFDFEHLVYISSAGLRTLLVAARRLQTEGGAALFCGLAEHIAHIFEISGFNSILTVYGSRDEALSSL
- a CDS encoding ATP-binding protein gives rise to the protein MPSSESFPSDNVVELSLTPDLSVLSVLARAVEDFGAARALPQDLQGRLNLVLDELVTNSVSYGLPEVAEPELRLRLAVDRDAVVAQLEDNGPAFNPFEEAPEPDLSLDLSDRPIGGLGVFLAKQLADSSTYERVGGRNRITVRHLIGGKSDGE
- a CDS encoding alpha-E domain-containing protein, with the translated sequence MILARVADSFYWMNRYLERVAHTARLLELQLERLPSSPAQEIAAGWRRIFHSLGTRPPGAEIYGGPEDEDAFFFADGYTLTDYLSFEAANAASIIFCLTAARENARQVRDSLSNAIWSSLNREYLRLRATSLVDVWEREPVMLYRAIGEAVQLFDGVCASAMRRDAGWHFMRVGRFIERAQLIAALIGAHAKDSAEEENDWTGLLQGCHAFETYCHLHGAQISGAEVINFLAYDPEFPYSLRFAVDRLRGSLEVIDPPVRGRSPAEPHDIAGRLDDLLSRQTAIDLTAGGRGEKELTEFIDLGWKFHEALERTYVYYPTEARVSGERT
- a CDS encoding circularly permuted type 2 ATP-grasp protein, whose product is MSDLFGRYDIEDRFFDETFESEGRPRPHYRMLLDALGGMSRDEVERLQDRVTRSFLHEGITFTVYGDDESIERVFPIDCVPRLLLAQEWDYLERGLTQRVQALNLFLADVYGPGHILNDGTVPRDLVHGCPNYRPEMEGVQVQHGAYVSVCGSDIVRTADGFMVLEDNLRVPSGVSYMLACRDAIRRAFPRLFRHYRVRSVDHYGRELLGILRSLSPRQGEEPHIALLTPGVYNSAYYEHAFLAREMGIELVKGDDLVVQGERLYMRTVGGLQPVDVLYRRLDDDFIDPEVFRPDSCLGVPGLFEVYRAGNLAIANAPGTGVADDKAIYSYVPRMIRYYLGQEPILDNVETYLCREPEALAYTLEHLDQLVVKAVGESGGYGMLVGMHASREEREAFAATLRANPENYISQPTLDLSRAPCLIEGRLEARHVDLRPFVLHGADTRLVPGGLCRVALRKGSIVVNSSQGGGSKDAWVIEQDAP